A window of Candidatus Binatia bacterium genomic DNA:
AGCGCGCGAGCATGAGCGACGGCGGGCGGGCGATCCTGGTCGTCGATGACGATACTAAAGACCTGAAGCTGGCCGAGAAAGTGCTCCGCGACAAAGGATATCGGGCCTTGTGCCGCTCCGACGTTCGCGGCGCGCTGGAAGCGGCGGCCAAAGAGCTTCCCGCCGCCGTCGTCCTCGATCTGATGATGCCGGAACACGACGGCTTCGATTTTCTCAGCCGCTTCAGGGAAATACCGAAGGCGCGGAGGATCCCGGTCATCGTCTGGACCGGCAAGGATCTGAGCAAGAGCGAAAGACGAAAGCTCGAGTCTTCCGCCCAGGGGATCGTGATGAAAGGACAGGGACCGGCGACGCTGCTCAAGGAAATCGAAATTCATGTCGTCAAAAGAGTTTCCGCCGCGAGCGCGATGGAGGCGCAACATGCCCCGTGAGCCGATCCTGATCGTCGACGATAACCCGGTTAATCTAAAGCTCGTCCGGGTGCTGCTTGCGGGCGCGGGTTACGATGCGCGCACGGCAAGCGACGCGGAAGAGGCGCTGGAGGTCCTGCGCGAGTTCCGCCCCAAGCTCATCCTGATGGACATTCAACTGCCGGGCATGGACGGCCTGGAGCTGACACGCCGTCTCAAGGCGAATCCCGAAACGCGCGGCATCGTCGTCCTGGCCTTGACGGCTTACGCCATGAAAGGAGACGACAAAAGAACTTTGGAGGCGGGCTGCGACGGTTACATCTCCAAGCCGGTGGACACGCGCACCTTGCCGGCGACGATCGAACAATACCTAAGCCGCGACGCGACGCACGGGGGTCGAGAGACCTGAGATGGAGATTCTCATCGTAGACGACGACGCGATCTGCCGTAAGCTTCTCCGGGCGATGCTGCAAACGGAGAATCACGCCGTCGTCGAGGCGGCCGACGGCGCCGAGGCGCTGAAGATTTTGCAGCGCCGGAAACCCGACGCGGTCATCTCCGACATTCTCATGCCGACGATGGACGGCTATCGCCTGTGTTACGAAATCAGAACAAGCAAGAAACTGAAAGACCTCCCGTTCATCGCCTACAGCGCGACCTATACTTCGCCCTCGGACGAGCAAGCGGCGCTGCATCTCGGCGCGGACAAATTCATCCGCAAGCCCGCTCCTCTGGAGGTCATCGTCGAGGCCCTGCGCGAATTGAAAACGAAGCCCAGGCCCCGGCCGGCGCGAAGAGCGCCGCTCGAAGAGCTGAAAGGCATGAAGGAATACTCCGAGGCGCTGGTGCGCAAGCTGGAAGAGAAAAACGCCGAGCTCGAACAACGGGTCGACGAACGCACGGCGCAGCTTGCAGCCGCCAATAAAGAGCTGGAAGCCTTTAGCTACTCCGTCGCCCATGACCTGCGCGCGCCGCTCAGAGCAATGGACGGATTTTCCAGCATCGTGCTGCAGCAACACGCCGCTCAACTGCCGCCCGAAGCCCAACACCAGCTCTATCTCATACGCGACAACGCGCAGCAGATGGGCCATATGATCGACGACCTGCTCGCGTTCTCGCGCCTGGGCCGCCAACCGCTCCAGCGCCGGCCGGTCGAGCCGCGCGAGATCGTCCGCGAGGCGCTCGCTCACCTCGGCCAGGCACCCGACAATGAACGACCGAGAATCTCGGTCGGCGATCTGCGGTCCTGCCATGCCGACCCGGCGCTGCTCAAGCAGGTCTACGTCAACCTGATCTCCAACGCGATCAAATACACGAGCAAATGCGAGGCCGCCCACATCGAAATCGGCTGCCTCGGCGGCAACGGCGCGCCGACCTATTTCGTCCGAGACAACGGCGTCGGCTTCGACATGAAGTACGCAGGCAAGCTTTTCGGCGTCTTCCAGCGGCTGCACCGAGCGGAGGAGTACGAAGGGACCGGCGTCGGTCTGGCGATCGTCCGGCGCGTCGTTCACCGCCACGGCGGGCGCGTCTGGGCCGAAGCGGAGGCCGGCCGCGGCGCCACGTTCTACTTTACGCTTGAGAACAGACGGTAGGGAGAATGATTTTCGGCAAGGTGCGACGAGAAACGGTATTTGTAGGGGCGACCCCCCGTGGTCGCCCGAAGCGGGGCAGGCACAAGGGCCTGCCCCTACATGCCATGTTGAATCAAATCGAACCGCTGTCTAAGAAACCAAAAATCTGAAGGCCGGAACAGGAGGGTCCCATGAACATACTTGTGATCGAAGACAATCCGGTTTCACGCAACTCGGTGCGCGCGGCCTTGGAGGCCGAGGGGCACCATATAATAGAAGCGGCCGACGGCAAAACCGGCCTCGAGTTGATGGCCAGGGAAAAACCCGATCTCGTCCTGGAAGACCTGCTGCTGCCGGACGTCGATGGATTCGACCTGGCCTCCCAACTCCGCGCCTCGCCGGGCGCAGCCGACGTTCCG
This region includes:
- a CDS encoding response regulator, whose product is MPREPILIVDDNPVNLKLVRVLLAGAGYDARTASDAEEALEVLREFRPKLILMDIQLPGMDGLELTRRLKANPETRGIVVLALTAYAMKGDDKRTLEAGCDGYISKPVDTRTLPATIEQYLSRDATHGGRET
- a CDS encoding response regulator, with the protein product MEILIVDDDAICRKLLRAMLQTENHAVVEAADGAEALKILQRRKPDAVISDILMPTMDGYRLCYEIRTSKKLKDLPFIAYSATYTSPSDEQAALHLGADKFIRKPAPLEVIVEALRELKTKPRPRPARRAPLEELKGMKEYSEALVRKLEEKNAELEQRVDERTAQLAAANKELEAFSYSVAHDLRAPLRAMDGFSSIVLQQHAAQLPPEAQHQLYLIRDNAQQMGHMIDDLLAFSRLGRQPLQRRPVEPREIVREALAHLGQAPDNERPRISVGDLRSCHADPALLKQVYVNLISNAIKYTSKCEAAHIEIGCLGGNGAPTYFVRDNGVGFDMKYAGKLFGVFQRLHRAEEYEGTGVGLAIVRRVVHRHGGRVWAEAEAGRGATFYFTLENRR